One Rhodobacteraceae bacterium M385 genomic region harbors:
- a CDS encoding phosphatase PAP2 family protein gives MTTSSFSSVQHGQHGQHGQHGQHGQHGQHGQHGQHGQFSSASGAPASAAAALIMGHASSAGPWTWTQDAPRPDPLPFNDPANLHTWSADVRVMIIVQEIAATLAVRPISGTPDAVSVSLHDGTQIARLDRPGNDTFAKQLNYLEYYADQRVERTPEILQQLTDLITPFGAVLPLHPGRHRWTYELIQTALEAVSLIEMQCKHLLACRRPNEFSAQVHPMIQTPGHGSLPSGHATEAFLAATILRDLSLCAQHRPHLAEQQLLRQAARIAQNRTAAGVHFPVDSAAGATLGVSLGGYILEMAGSAGHANGWHCEGDAYGGADFTYESVAGIFGPDPLSVADPSTNTSVTYATPLPYALQSHPATLTLTQLYTLAKAEWSTSVETQR, from the coding sequence ATGACGACAAGCAGTTTTTCTTCCGTGCAGCATGGCCAACACGGTCAGCACGGGCAACATGGCCAACACGGTCAGCATGGCCAGCACGGGCAACACGGCCAGCATGGGCAATTCTCGTCTGCCTCCGGTGCGCCTGCTTCGGCGGCGGCAGCGCTTATCATGGGTCACGCCAGTAGTGCCGGTCCTTGGACGTGGACCCAAGACGCGCCGCGTCCTGACCCTTTGCCGTTCAACGATCCCGCAAACCTGCACACATGGTCCGCCGATGTGCGTGTGATGATCATCGTGCAGGAAATCGCGGCCACCCTTGCGGTGCGCCCCATCAGCGGCACACCCGATGCGGTCAGCGTGAGCTTGCACGACGGAACGCAAATCGCGCGCCTAGACCGCCCCGGCAACGACACCTTCGCCAAGCAGTTGAATTACTTAGAATACTACGCCGACCAACGGGTCGAGCGGACGCCAGAGATCCTGCAACAACTAACTGATCTGATTACCCCGTTCGGCGCCGTCCTACCCCTGCATCCAGGGCGGCATCGTTGGACGTATGAGCTGATCCAGACCGCGCTAGAGGCCGTGTCGCTGATTGAAATGCAGTGTAAGCATCTGCTCGCGTGCCGTCGCCCGAACGAATTCTCGGCGCAGGTCCATCCGATGATCCAGACACCGGGCCACGGCAGTTTGCCCTCTGGCCATGCGACCGAAGCGTTCCTCGCCGCCACGATCCTGCGTGACCTCTCCCTTTGTGCGCAGCATCGGCCCCACCTCGCGGAGCAGCAATTGCTTCGCCAAGCCGCGCGGATTGCCCAGAACCGCACGGCGGCGGGGGTCCACTTCCCCGTGGATAGTGCGGCGGGGGCCACCCTTGGCGTGTCCCTTGGCGGCTATATCCTGGAGATGGCTGGAAGCGCGGGCCATGCAAACGGGTGGCACTGTGAAGGCGACGCCTATGGTGGCGCAGATTTCACCTATGAAAGTGTCGCAGGTATCTTCGGGCCGGACCCCTTGAGCGTCGCAGATCCCAGCACCAACACATCAGTGACTTATGCGACGCCGCTGCCCTATGCGCTGCAATCTCACCCCGCCACCCTGACTTTGACCCAGCTTTACACTCTGGCCAAGGCCGAATGGTCCACCTCAGTCGAAACACAAAGGTAG
- a CDS encoding hydrogen peroxide-inducible genes activator translates to MRNLTLKQLRYVDALAQHGHFGHAAAACNVTQPALSMQIKELEDSFGLPLFERTPRNVRVTGFGETVLARAKEILRAVDALDDLARAAHGGLTGRLRLGVIPTVAPYLLPRVIGALGLHYPQVDLHIRETLTPRLLEDLTAGRLDTAILALPISEPTLTEVPLHDEDFVLVRPQADADKPVPDGDALAQMRLLLLEEGHCFRDQALSFCNIRNNLPAEGLDGSSLSTLVQMVGAGIGVTLIPDMAVEVETRSAAVSVARFDQVTPKRTIGMAWRKSSPLAEHLTGLADVVREAITAPPMATES, encoded by the coding sequence ATGAGAAACCTAACCCTTAAGCAGTTAAGATATGTGGACGCGCTGGCCCAACATGGCCACTTCGGCCATGCGGCTGCAGCCTGCAACGTGACCCAGCCTGCGCTGTCGATGCAAATCAAGGAACTGGAGGACAGCTTCGGCCTGCCCCTGTTTGAGCGCACCCCGCGTAACGTGCGGGTCACCGGGTTTGGCGAAACCGTGCTGGCCCGCGCGAAAGAGATTTTGCGCGCCGTTGACGCCTTGGATGATCTCGCGCGCGCAGCGCACGGTGGCCTGACGGGCCGTCTGCGCTTAGGGGTGATCCCCACCGTCGCGCCCTACCTTTTGCCTCGCGTGATCGGCGCCCTTGGCCTGCACTACCCGCAAGTTGACCTGCATATCCGCGAAACTTTAACGCCGCGCCTGCTGGAAGACCTGACCGCCGGGCGCTTGGACACCGCCATTTTGGCGCTGCCAATCTCCGAACCCACCCTGACCGAAGTGCCCCTGCATGACGAAGATTTCGTTCTCGTGCGCCCCCAAGCCGATGCCGACAAGCCGGTTCCTGACGGGGACGCTTTGGCGCAAATGCGGCTTCTGTTGCTGGAAGAGGGCCACTGCTTTCGGGACCAGGCCCTGTCTTTTTGCAACATTCGCAACAACTTACCCGCCGAGGGTCTGGACGGATCCAGCCTTTCCACCTTGGTGCAGATGGTCGGCGCGGGGATCGGCGTGACGTTGATCCCCGACATGGCGGTCGAGGTCGAAACACGCTCTGCCGCGGTGTCCGTCGCCCGTTTCGATCAGGTCACGCCCAAGCGCACAATTGGCATGGCGTGGCGTAAATCCAGCCCCTTGGCCGAGCATTTGACGGGCTTGGCCGATGTCGTTCGAGAGGCGATAACAGCGCCACCGATGGCGACCGAAAGCTAA
- the katG gene encoding catalase/peroxidase HPI yields MDGNAHSEGCPVMHGGSGRPMGTSANQQWWPNQLNLKPLSANSEKLDPMDAGFDYAEEFQKLDMAAVKADIATCLKDSQDWWPADYGHYGPLMIRMAWHSAGTYRTYDGRGGASTGTQRFAPLNSWPDNGNLDKARRLLWPIKEKYGRSLSWADLMILAGNVALDDMGLKTFGFAGGRADVWEPEEDIYWGAETEWLATSDMENTRYGEKRTLENPLAAVQMGLIYVNPEGPDGNPDPLASAFDIRDTFARMAMNDEETVALVAGGHTFGKAHGAGDPELVGAEPEGADVAEMGLGWKNGFESGKGVHTTTSGVEGPWTPTPTQWDMTYFDVLFGHEWELTKSPAGANQWRPVDFENDQAPQVDGNGTVPIMMTTADIALRTDPAYEKISRDFHANPEKFADAFARAWYKLTHRDMGPIQRYLGDDVPSEELLWQDPVPMPQGVQVSAADVAVLKGAILEAGLSVQELVRVAWASAASYRDSDKRGGANGARIRLQPARGWAANNPAELEKVLPMLESIAEAFNAKGGAQVSVADVIVLAGCVGVEAAAAAAGHTIEVPFTPGRGDATQEQTDVESYDVLAPTSDGFRNYHSDKALREPAEMLVDKAALLGLTAPEMTVLVGGMRAMGATFEDRGEGVLTQTPGTLNNAFFKNVLDMGTVWSKADNGVLEGRDRASGEVKWTATVVDLVFGSNSQLRSFAEVYASADAEAKMVSDFVAAWVKVMENDRFDLHR; encoded by the coding sequence ATGGACGGAAATGCACATTCTGAGGGTTGCCCAGTCATGCACGGCGGCAGTGGCCGCCCCATGGGCACGTCAGCCAACCAGCAGTGGTGGCCAAATCAGTTGAACCTGAAACCCCTGTCGGCGAACTCCGAAAAGCTCGACCCGATGGATGCGGGCTTTGACTACGCGGAAGAATTCCAGAAGCTGGACATGGCGGCAGTGAAGGCCGATATCGCGACCTGCCTGAAGGATAGCCAAGATTGGTGGCCTGCGGATTATGGCCACTATGGCCCGTTGATGATCCGTATGGCGTGGCACTCGGCCGGCACCTACCGCACCTATGATGGTCGCGGCGGGGCCAGCACCGGGACGCAGCGTTTCGCGCCGCTGAACTCTTGGCCCGATAACGGCAACCTCGATAAAGCACGCCGCCTCCTGTGGCCGATCAAAGAGAAGTATGGCCGCAGCCTGTCCTGGGCCGATCTGATGATCCTGGCGGGTAACGTGGCGTTGGACGACATGGGGCTGAAGACCTTTGGCTTCGCGGGCGGCCGCGCCGATGTGTGGGAGCCGGAAGAGGACATCTATTGGGGTGCAGAGACCGAGTGGCTGGCCACGTCGGACATGGAAAACACCCGCTACGGCGAAAAACGCACGCTGGAAAATCCCCTGGCAGCCGTGCAGATGGGTCTGATCTACGTGAACCCGGAAGGTCCGGACGGAAACCCTGATCCGTTGGCCTCGGCCTTTGACATCCGTGACACCTTCGCGCGTATGGCGATGAACGACGAAGAGACCGTCGCGCTGGTGGCGGGTGGTCATACCTTCGGCAAGGCGCACGGCGCGGGCGATCCGGAACTGGTCGGCGCAGAGCCCGAGGGCGCTGATGTGGCTGAGATGGGTCTTGGTTGGAAAAACGGGTTCGAATCCGGCAAGGGCGTTCACACGACGACCTCGGGCGTGGAAGGTCCATGGACGCCGACGCCAACTCAGTGGGATATGACGTATTTCGATGTTCTGTTCGGTCACGAGTGGGAATTGACGAAATCCCCCGCTGGCGCAAACCAGTGGCGTCCGGTGGACTTCGAGAACGATCAAGCGCCTCAGGTTGATGGCAACGGCACGGTGCCGATCATGATGACCACGGCCGATATCGCGCTGCGCACGGATCCGGCCTACGAGAAAATCAGCCGTGATTTCCATGCCAACCCCGAGAAGTTCGCCGACGCCTTTGCCCGCGCCTGGTACAAGCTTACTCACCGCGATATGGGCCCGATCCAGCGCTACCTTGGCGACGACGTTCCGTCGGAGGAGCTGCTGTGGCAAGATCCGGTGCCGATGCCGCAGGGTGTGCAGGTCAGTGCCGCAGATGTGGCCGTGCTGAAGGGCGCTATTCTTGAAGCAGGCTTGTCGGTGCAGGAACTGGTGCGCGTGGCTTGGGCATCGGCCGCTAGCTACCGCGACAGTGACAAGCGCGGCGGTGCCAACGGGGCTCGCATCCGCTTGCAGCCTGCGCGCGGTTGGGCGGCAAACAATCCGGCAGAGTTGGAGAAGGTGTTGCCGATGCTAGAAAGCATTGCCGAGGCGTTCAATGCCAAGGGCGGGGCGCAGGTCTCGGTTGCGGATGTGATCGTGTTGGCGGGTTGTGTCGGCGTCGAGGCGGCAGCCGCCGCAGCAGGCCACACGATCGAGGTGCCTTTCACCCCCGGTCGTGGGGACGCAACGCAAGAGCAGACCGATGTGGAAAGCTATGACGTGCTCGCACCCACGTCCGACGGGTTCCGCAACTACCACTCAGACAAGGCCCTGCGCGAACCAGCAGAAATGCTGGTGGACAAGGCGGCGTTGCTGGGGCTGACCGCTCCGGAAATGACCGTTTTGGTCGGCGGTATGCGGGCCATGGGCGCGACCTTTGAAGACCGAGGCGAAGGGGTGCTGACGCAGACGCCCGGCACGTTGAACAACGCCTTCTTCAAGAATGTGCTGGATATGGGCACCGTATGGAGCAAGGCCGACAATGGCGTGCTGGAAGGCCGCGACCGCGCCAGCGGAGAGGTCAAGTGGACTGCGACAGTGGTGGACCTCGTGTTCGGCTCCAACAGTCAATTGCGGTCCTTTGCAGAGGTCTATGCCAGCGCCGATGCGGAGGCCAAGATGGTTTCCGACTTCGTGGCAGCATGGGTCAAAGTGATGGAAAACGATCGCTTCGATCTGCACCGCTAA
- a CDS encoding DUF1801 domain-containing protein, with translation MPPPIPSEVAAALSLLPPRTATLRALIFAAAEATHTLPLTECLKWGQPAYLPAKKAGTTLRLGATDGLPTLFVPCSTTLLDSYRATFPTEFTYLGSRAVVLPASAPFPEAAFQHIAAMALTYHRDKRR, from the coding sequence ATGCCCCCGCCCATTCCCTCAGAAGTCGCCGCCGCCCTCTCGCTCTTGCCGCCGCGCACCGCCACCCTTCGCGCGTTAATCTTCGCCGCCGCCGAGGCGACACACACACTCCCCCTCACCGAATGCCTCAAATGGGGTCAACCCGCCTACCTGCCCGCCAAAAAAGCCGGCACGACCCTGCGCCTTGGCGCGACCGACGGCCTCCCAACCCTCTTCGTGCCCTGCTCCACCACGCTTCTCGATAGCTACCGCGCCACCTTCCCGACAGAATTCACCTACCTCGGCTCCCGTGCCGTCGTCCTCCCCGCCTCCGCCCCGTTTCCAGAGGCGGCTTTTCAACACATCGCCGCCATGGCCCTCACCTACCATCGCGACAAACGCCGCTGA
- a CDS encoding FAD-binding oxidoreductase: MSRLGKISRRGLLLGAGAATGYGLGNAWAPGLSQIDGVPRIGGTPPSPLMLNDASELSATPIHIHTRPAAHGDALIEAFRAELSAARSNDRPLCVSAARHSMGGQSIPRDGHAITVDDAWIEPDTANQTYRVNGGARWRDVIAALDPLGFSPAVMQSNHDFGVAATFSVNAHGWPVPYGPMGATVREIRMVLPSGDLVTASRSQNADLFNLAVGGYGLAGLIVDMEVDMVPNQRLAPAYTPMPAAEFPAAFRAAVDDPTMPMAYGRLNVTRETLFDEALLVTYSPTQNQTDIPPATESGWMSYAASYLYRGQVGREGMKDWRWWMESSLAPRLAGPSTRNSLMNEPVITLDDRDPTRVDILHEYFVPFDAFDGFLEACRDVIPDAFVEFLNVTLRFVDSDTDSLLPHSPTPRIAAVMSFTQELTPRAEADHARMTRALIERIIAIGGTYYLPYRPHATQDQFLRAYPRAPEFAAAKRRLDPNLTLRNNLWDSYLSAL, encoded by the coding sequence ATGAGCCGTTTGGGAAAGATTTCACGCCGGGGACTGCTGCTCGGCGCGGGCGCGGCCACAGGCTACGGGCTCGGCAATGCCTGGGCGCCCGGCCTGTCCCAAATCGACGGCGTCCCCCGCATCGGCGGCACTCCTCCTTCCCCTCTCATGCTCAACGACGCGTCCGAGCTGTCGGCCACCCCGATCCATATCCACACCCGCCCCGCCGCCCACGGCGATGCGCTGATCGAGGCCTTCCGGGCCGAGCTTTCCGCCGCCCGGTCCAACGACCGCCCCCTCTGCGTCAGCGCCGCGCGCCACTCAATGGGCGGGCAATCCATCCCCCGCGATGGCCATGCCATCACCGTCGATGACGCCTGGATCGAACCCGACACAGCCAATCAAACCTACCGCGTGAACGGCGGCGCGCGCTGGCGCGATGTCATCGCCGCCCTTGATCCACTGGGCTTCTCCCCCGCCGTGATGCAGTCCAATCACGACTTTGGCGTCGCCGCGACATTCTCGGTCAATGCCCATGGCTGGCCCGTCCCCTACGGCCCCATGGGCGCGACCGTGCGCGAAATCCGCATGGTTCTGCCCAGCGGAGACCTCGTCACCGCCTCTCGCAGCCAAAACGCGGATCTCTTCAACCTCGCCGTGGGCGGCTACGGCCTCGCAGGCCTGATCGTGGATATGGAGGTCGATATGGTCCCCAACCAACGCCTCGCGCCCGCGTATACCCCCATGCCCGCCGCAGAATTCCCGGCAGCCTTCCGCGCCGCCGTGGATGATCCGACCATGCCCATGGCCTACGGGCGCCTGAACGTGACCCGTGAAACCCTGTTTGATGAGGCGCTCTTGGTCACCTACTCACCGACGCAGAACCAAACCGATATCCCCCCCGCCACGGAATCGGGCTGGATGTCCTACGCCGCCTCCTACCTCTACCGGGGCCAAGTGGGCCGTGAAGGCATGAAGGACTGGCGCTGGTGGATGGAATCTTCCCTCGCGCCGCGCCTTGCTGGCCCCTCCACCCGAAATTCCCTGATGAATGAGCCTGTCATCACCCTCGATGACCGCGACCCAACCCGTGTCGATATCCTGCACGAATACTTCGTGCCCTTCGACGCCTTCGATGGCTTCCTAGAGGCCTGCCGCGACGTGATCCCCGATGCCTTCGTGGAGTTCCTAAACGTCACCCTGCGCTTCGTGGATAGCGATACCGACAGCCTCCTGCCCCACTCTCCCACCCCTCGCATCGCCGCTGTGATGTCCTTCACCCAAGAACTCACCCCCCGCGCCGAGGCCGACCACGCCCGCATGACCCGCGCCCTGATCGAGCGGATCATCGCCATCGGCGGCACGTACTACTTGCCCTACCGGCCCCATGCCACCCAGGACCAATTCCTGCGCGCCTACCCCCGTGCGCCGGAATTCGCCGCTGCAAAGCGTCGGCTCGACCCCAACCTTACCCTTCGCAACAATCTATGGGACAGCTACCTCTCGGCCCTCTAA
- a CDS encoding NAD(P)-dependent oxidoreductase — MQVGFIGLGSVGGKLAGSLLRNGVALSVHDLDAEAVAGFVARGARAGGDPAAMMRDCDVVITCLPSPAASAIVVEAMLPEVRAGKIWMEMSTTDAAEILRLAPLVEAAGGAVAECPVSGGCHRADTGNISIYMSGERAVFDRVLPLLSKMGRRLLHTGPLGAASTLKVMTNYLATTHLLALCESLAVMKAAGVDLAVAYEAIAVSSGNSFVHETESQLILSGSRDVNFTLDLIQKDVGLFQAIAERNNVPLELSPKVIEMLSEGQRVLGHAAQSDRMIELLEAATGLDVRAEGFPQVLVDEEPEEPGYEVVVKRR; from the coding sequence ATGCAGGTAGGGTTTATTGGATTGGGATCTGTTGGCGGCAAGCTGGCGGGATCCTTGCTGCGAAACGGTGTGGCGCTGTCGGTGCACGATCTGGATGCAGAGGCGGTGGCGGGTTTTGTGGCGCGCGGGGCCCGCGCTGGCGGCGATCCGGCGGCGATGATGCGCGATTGCGATGTGGTGATTACCTGTCTGCCGTCCCCCGCGGCCTCGGCCATCGTGGTGGAAGCGATGCTGCCGGAAGTGCGAGCGGGCAAGATCTGGATGGAGATGTCCACCACCGACGCCGCAGAGATCTTGCGGTTGGCGCCCTTGGTAGAGGCGGCAGGCGGCGCGGTTGCGGAATGCCCGGTCTCGGGCGGGTGCCACCGGGCGGATACGGGCAATATCTCGATCTATATGAGCGGGGAGAGGGCGGTGTTTGACCGGGTCTTGCCGCTGCTGAGCAAGATGGGGCGGCGGCTGCTGCATACGGGGCCGCTTGGGGCGGCCTCGACCCTGAAGGTGATGACGAACTACCTGGCGACGACCCACCTATTGGCGCTGTGCGAGAGTCTTGCGGTGATGAAAGCGGCGGGGGTTGATTTGGCGGTGGCTTATGAGGCGATTGCCGTGTCGTCGGGCAATTCGTTCGTGCACGAAACTGAGAGCCAATTGATCCTGAGCGGGTCGAGAGATGTGAATTTCACGCTGGATTTGATCCAGAAGGATGTGGGGTTGTTCCAGGCCATTGCCGAGAGAAACAACGTGCCCTTGGAGCTGTCGCCTAAGGTGATTGAGATGTTGAGCGAGGGGCAGAGGGTATTGGGACATGCGGCGCAGAGTGACCGGATGATTGAGTTGTTGGAGGCGGCAACCGGGTTGGATGTGCGGGCCGAGGGGTTTCCACAGGTTCTGGTGGATGAGGAGCCGGAAGAGCCCGGGTATGAGGTGGTCGTAAAGAGGCGATAG
- a CDS encoding LysR family transcriptional regulator, which translates to MQIDQIETFLDLLDTRSFNRTADRLGVTQSTISGRVKALEKALGERLFERSRSGTQPTTAALRFEIHARVLRRAWADGQADVKPTGAAVMLRIGIQHDLIDNHVADWLAALRQALPDCGFYVDGDYSTQMCRDLENGALDLGIVFTPRPSPDLYFESMGDVTYHMVSTSQRPLKDISATDYILPAYAPAFTQTHAALLPGLSLGSVSSGQAAAVRGLFIALGGTTYLPSEMAQTLITEGTAHRVTDAPAITQPVFTAMHLRNRHRAGYRRMAKTLRGRIAPQ; encoded by the coding sequence ATGCAAATCGACCAAATCGAAACCTTCCTGGACCTGCTCGACACGCGGTCCTTCAACCGTACCGCCGACAGGCTCGGCGTCACCCAATCCACGATCTCGGGCCGGGTCAAAGCTTTGGAAAAGGCCCTGGGCGAACGCCTGTTCGAACGCTCCCGCTCCGGCACCCAACCCACCACCGCCGCCCTACGCTTTGAAATCCACGCCCGCGTCCTCCGCCGCGCCTGGGCCGACGGTCAGGCCGATGTGAAACCCACCGGTGCTGCCGTCATGCTTCGCATCGGCATCCAACACGACCTGATCGACAACCACGTCGCCGATTGGCTCGCCGCCCTGCGCCAAGCCCTGCCCGATTGCGGCTTCTACGTGGATGGCGACTATTCGACACAAATGTGCCGCGACCTTGAAAACGGCGCCCTTGATCTCGGCATCGTCTTCACCCCGCGCCCCTCCCCGGACCTCTATTTCGAAAGCATGGGCGACGTGACCTACCACATGGTCTCCACTTCCCAACGGCCACTCAAAGACATATCTGCCACCGACTACATCCTGCCCGCCTACGCCCCCGCTTTCACACAGACCCACGCCGCCCTCCTTCCCGGCCTCAGCCTCGGCAGCGTCTCCAGCGGCCAAGCCGCCGCCGTCCGAGGTCTCTTCATCGCCCTGGGCGGCACCACCTACCTGCCATCTGAGATGGCCCAAACCCTGATCACTGAGGGCACCGCCCACCGCGTCACCGATGCGCCCGCCATCACACAACCGGTCTTCACCGCCATGCACCTGCGCAACCGCCACCGCGCAGGCTATCGGCGCATGGCCAAAACACTCCGCGGCCGCATCGCCCCCCAATAA
- a CDS encoding FAD-dependent oxidoreductase: MAELPSTARVVIIGGGVIGTSALYHLAMGGWSDCVLLEKNELTAGSTWHAAGNCPNFSTSWAVLNMQRYSLEMYRDLAEKVDYPMNYHVTGSLRLGHTKERAQEFQRVLGMAEYQGIDMAMLSNDEAKEMYPFLETHDLSGILYDPYDGDIDPAQLTQAMAKGARDLGAQIHRFTPATGVRRENGEWIVETEKGEIRCEYVVNAAGYYAQRVGEWFKPYGGRTVPMVVMSHQYFLTEEIPAVKEWTEANGKKLPLIRDVDSSYYLRQDKHGLNLGPYERNCQAAWVTPEDPMPEDFSFQLYPDDLDRLEWYIEDAMARVPLLGEGGVGRNINGPIPYAPDGLPMIGPMPGVENAFEAHSFTFGIVQGGGAGKVLSEWIINGETEWDMWACDPRRYTDFADHSYCLDKALETYGHEYGMHFPWKAWPAGRDKKLSAVDAKVRELGGQMGAYAGWERANWFAKPGDDISTEATETWGRNGPWEPRVREECEAVRDGVGVLDLPGFSRFNLSGEGAAEWLRGRIAGALPKIGRMNLAYFPDTRGRILTEMSVMRQGEDFFTLITAAPAQWHDFEVLWRAGLPDGVSLTDHTTEYSTLIVTGPKARDLFEKIGTEADLSLGWLSHQPAKVAGINCALARVSFAGELGWEIHAANADIPALYDAVLEGGAKPFGMFALNALRIEKGYRAWKGDLSTDYTLLEGGMERFIRFDKPQGFPGKAALLAEKQAGVKKRFVILKVDAGEADAPYMSTITHDGEVVGETTSGAWGYRVGHSVALAMVRADLATPGTELNVNIYGDICKAIVTGDSPIWDADNARIRA; the protein is encoded by the coding sequence ATGGCAGAACTACCCAGCACGGCGCGTGTTGTGATTATCGGCGGCGGGGTCATTGGAACCTCGGCCCTTTACCATCTGGCGATGGGAGGGTGGAGCGATTGCGTTTTGCTGGAGAAGAATGAGCTGACGGCGGGCTCGACCTGGCATGCGGCAGGAAATTGCCCAAATTTCTCAACCTCTTGGGCGGTGCTGAACATGCAGCGCTACTCGTTGGAGATGTACCGGGACTTGGCCGAGAAGGTCGACTATCCGATGAATTACCATGTCACCGGCTCATTGCGGTTGGGGCACACCAAAGAGCGCGCACAGGAGTTTCAGCGTGTTTTGGGGATGGCGGAATATCAGGGCATCGACATGGCGATGTTGTCCAATGATGAAGCGAAGGAGATGTATCCGTTTCTGGAAACCCACGACCTGAGCGGCATTCTCTATGATCCTTATGATGGCGACATTGACCCGGCGCAATTGACTCAAGCGATGGCCAAAGGCGCGCGCGATTTGGGGGCGCAGATCCATCGGTTTACCCCTGCCACGGGCGTGCGGCGCGAGAATGGTGAATGGATCGTAGAGACAGAGAAGGGCGAGATCCGCTGCGAATATGTGGTGAACGCCGCAGGCTATTACGCGCAGCGCGTGGGAGAATGGTTCAAGCCCTACGGCGGGCGTACCGTGCCGATGGTGGTGATGTCGCACCAGTATTTCCTGACCGAAGAGATCCCCGCCGTAAAAGAATGGACGGAGGCCAACGGAAAGAAGCTGCCGCTGATCCGAGATGTGGATAGCAGCTATTATCTGCGGCAAGACAAGCACGGGCTGAACCTTGGCCCCTATGAACGCAACTGTCAGGCGGCATGGGTGACCCCCGAAGACCCGATGCCCGAAGACTTCAGTTTCCAGCTCTACCCCGACGATCTGGATCGGCTGGAATGGTATATCGAGGACGCGATGGCGCGTGTGCCGCTGCTGGGCGAGGGGGGCGTGGGGCGCAACATCAACGGGCCCATCCCCTATGCGCCCGATGGCTTGCCGATGATTGGCCCCATGCCTGGCGTGGAGAACGCGTTTGAGGCCCATTCCTTCACCTTCGGCATCGTACAAGGCGGCGGGGCGGGCAAGGTCCTGTCTGAATGGATCATAAACGGCGAAACGGAATGGGATATGTGGGCCTGTGACCCGCGCCGCTACACTGATTTTGCCGATCATTCCTATTGCCTCGACAAGGCGTTAGAGACCTACGGCCACGAATACGGGATGCATTTCCCGTGGAAGGCCTGGCCTGCGGGGCGCGACAAGAAGCTGTCTGCGGTGGACGCAAAGGTGCGCGAGTTGGGCGGCCAGATGGGCGCCTATGCCGGGTGGGAGCGGGCGAATTGGTTTGCCAAACCGGGGGATGACATATCGACTGAGGCCACGGAAACATGGGGCCGCAATGGCCCGTGGGAGCCGCGGGTGCGCGAAGAATGCGAAGCGGTACGTGACGGCGTGGGTGTGCTGGATTTACCGGGGTTCTCTCGGTTCAACCTAAGCGGAGAAGGGGCCGCAGAATGGCTGCGGGGGCGCATCGCGGGCGCATTGCCCAAGATCGGGCGCATGAACCTGGCCTATTTCCCCGACACGCGCGGCCGTATCCTGACGGAGATGTCGGTGATGCGCCAAGGGGAGGATTTCTTCACGCTGATCACCGCCGCGCCCGCGCAATGGCACGATTTTGAGGTGCTCTGGCGTGCCGGCCTGCCCGATGGCGTCAGCCTGACGGACCACACCACCGAGTATTCCACGCTAATCGTGACGGGTCCCAAAGCGCGAGACCTGTTCGAAAAGATTGGCACGGAGGCGGATTTGTCCCTTGGCTGGCTTTCCCATCAACCGGCCAAGGTGGCGGGCATCAACTGCGCCTTGGCAAGGGTGTCGTTTGCGGGCGAATTGGGCTGGGAAATCCACGCCGCCAATGCCGATATCCCCGCGCTTTACGATGCGGTTCTAGAGGGCGGGGCAAAGCCGTTTGGGATGTTCGCGCTTAACGCACTGCGGATCGAAAAGGGGTATCGCGCGTGGAAGGGTGATCTTTCCACCGATTATACGCTTCTGGAAGGCGGGATGGAGCGGTTCATCAGGTTCGATAAGCCGCAGGGTTTCCCCGGCAAAGCAGCGCTGCTGGCCGAAAAGCAAGCGGGCGTGAAGAAACGTTTCGTGATCTTGAAGGTCGACGCGGGCGAGGCTGACGCGCCTTATATGTCTACCATCACCCATGATGGCGAAGTGGTGGGCGAGACCACCAGCGGGGCATGGGGGTACAGGGTCGGGCACTCGGTCGCGCTGGCGATGGTGCGCGCCGATCTGGCCACGCCGGGGACAGAGCTGAACGTCAATATCTACGGCGATATTTGCAAGGCGATTGTGACCGGAGACAGCCCCATATGGGACGCCGACAACGCGCGTATCCGCGCATGA